A window of Oncorhynchus nerka isolate Pitt River unplaced genomic scaffold, Oner_Uvic_2.0 unplaced_scaffold_3582, whole genome shotgun sequence genomic DNA:
CCTGTCCTCAGCTACAGgtaacctgtcctgtcctcagctataggtaacctgtcctgtccagctataggtaacctgtcctcagctataggtaacGCTGTCCTGCaagctataggtaagctgtcctcagctataggtaaGCTGGGTCCCAGCTATAGGTCTTTCAGCAAACAGGTAAACTGTCCGAGGCAAGACTCACAACCTGTCCGGAGATCCTGCCCAGTAAGCTGACCAGGTCCTGAAAATCCTGTCCTCAGACACCCGAGACTGGCCTGTCCTCAGCTACAATACCTGTCCTGTCCCAGGTAAGTAACTGACCTGTCCTCAGCTGATAGGTAACCTGTCCTGTCCCAGCTATAGACTGGTCCTGTCCTCAGCTGAAATACCTGTCCTCCAGGTAAGACTGTCCCACAGCTATAGCTGAAATACCTGCCTCCAGGTAAGACTGGCCCACAACCAGCTGAAATACCTGCCTCCAGGTAAGACTGACCAACAAAACTCACAGCTGGAAATACCTGTCTTCCAAGACTGGCCAACAACCAGCTGAAAATACCTGCCTCCAGGTAAGACTGACCAACAACCAGCTGAAATACCTGCTCCAGGTAAGACTGACCAACAACCAGCTGAAATACCTGCCTCCAGGTAAGACTGACCAACAACCAGCTGAAATACCTGCCTCCAGGTAAGACTGGCCAACAACCAGCTGAAATACCTGCCTCCAGGTAAGAAATGACCAACAACCAGCTGAAATACCTGCCTCCAGGTAAGACTGGCCAACAACCAGCTGAAATACCTGCCTCCAGGTAAGACTGGCCAACAACCAGCTGAAATACCTGCCTCCAGGTAAGACTGACCAACAACCAGCTGAAATACCTGCCTCCAGGTAAGACTGACCAACAACCAGCTGAAATACCTGCCTCCAGGTAAGACTGACCAACAACCAGCTGAAATACCTGCCTTCCAGGTAAGACTGACCAACAACCAGCTGAAAAATACCTGCCTCCAGGTAAGACTGACCAACAACCAGCTGAAATACCTGCCTAAGAGACCAGACTTAAGACTAGTATGTGACAACAAGTTTTGAAATACCTGAAAGAGCAGTGAAGTGGTGTTTTACAGACTGGCCATACAACCAGCTGAaggatcagccatactaatcCAGTGGTGTAAGacagccatactaatcaagttgTATTTTACAGGGTCGTGCTCATACTAATCAAGTGTGGTGTTTACAGGATCAAAGCAAACACCGAAGTGGtgttttacaggatcagccatactaatcaagtggtgTTTTACCAGGATCAGCCAGTACTAATCAAGTGGtgttttacaggatcagccatactaatcaagtggtgtttcgcaggatcagccatactaatcaagtggtgTTTTTACAGGACTgccatactaatcaagtggtgttttacaggatcagccatactaatcagtggtgttttacaggatcagccatactaatcaagttgtattttacaggatcagccatactaatcaagttgtattttacaggatcagccatacCAATCAAGTGgtgtttacagggtcagccatactaatcaagtggtATGTAAGGtgatcagccatactaatcaagttgtattttaccaggatcagccatactaatcaagtggtgctttacaggatcagccatactaatcaagttgtatttttacaggatcagccatactaatcaagtggtgtttacagggtcagccatactaatcaagttgtgttttacaggatcagccatactaatcaagtggtgttttacaggatcagccatactaatcaagtggtgttttacaggatcagccatactaatcaagtggtgttttaccaggatcagccatactaatcaagttgtgttttacaggatcagccatactaatcaagtggtgttttacaggatcagccatactaatcaagtggtgttttacaggatcagccatactaatcaagtggtgttttaccaggatcagccatactaatcaagtggtgttttacaggatcagccatactaatcaagtggtgttttacaggatcagccatactaatcaagtggtgttttacaggatcagccatactaatcaagtggtgttttacagggtcagccatactaatcaagtggtgttttacaggatcagccatactaatcaagttgtattttaccaggatcagccatactaatcaagtggtgttttacaggatcagccatactaatcaagttgtattttaccaggatcagccatactaatcaagtggtgttttacaggatcagccatactaatcaagtggtgttttacaggatcagccatactaatcaagtggtgttttacaggatcagccatactaatcaagtggtgttttacaggatcagccatactaatcaagtggtgttttacagggtcagccatactaatcaagtggtgttttacagggtcagccatactaatcaagtggtgttttacaggatcagccatactaatcaagtggtgttttaccaggatcagccatactaatcaagtggtgttttacaggatcagccatactaatcaagttgtatttacagggtcagccatactaatcaagttgtgttttacaggatcagccatactaatcaagtggtgttttacaggatcagccatactaatcaagtggtgttttacaggatcagccatactaatcaagtggtgttttaccaggatcagccatactaatcaagttgtgttttacaggatcagccatactaatcaagtggtgttttacaggatcagccatactaatcaagttgtattttacaggatcagccatactaatcaagttgtatttgtcacatgcgctgaatatgACAGGTGTTGTATCACtagccaacaatgcagtttaagaaaaatacaagttaagaaaatatttactaaataaacaaacgtttaaaaaaatagtttgagtaacaataaaataacaagttacatacagggggtaccggtacacagtcaatgtggaggctatatacagggggtaccagtacagagtcaatgtggaggctatatacagggggtaccagtacagagtcaatgtggaggctatatacaggggtaccggtacagagtcaatgtggaggctatatacagggggtaccagtacagagtcaatgtggaggctatatacagggggtaccagtacagagtcaatgtggaggctatatacagggggtaccggtacagagtcaatgtggaggctatatacagggggtaccggtacagagtcaatgtggaggctatatacagggggtaccggtacagaatcaatgtggaggctatatacagggggtaccagtacagagtcaatgtggaggctatatacagggggtaccggtacagagtcaatgtggaggctatatacagggggtaccggtacagaatcaatgtggaggctatatacagggggtaccggtacagaatcaatgtggaggctatatacaggggtaccggtacagaatcaatgtggaggctatatacaggggtaccggtacagagtcaatgtggaggctatatacagggtgtactggtacagagtcaatgtggaggctatacacaggggtaccggtacagaatcaatgtggaggctatatacagggggtaccggtacagagtcaatgtggaggctatatacagggggtaccggtacagaatcaatgtggaggctatatacagggggtaccggtacagagtcaatgtggagactatatacagggggtaccggtacagagtcaatgtggaggctatatacaggggtaccggtacagagtcaatgtggaggctatatacagggggtaccggtacagagtcatggtggaggctatatacagggggtaccagtacagagtcaatgtggaggctatatacagggggtaccggtacagagtcaatgtggaggctatacacagggggtaccggtacagagtcaatgtggaggctatatacagggggtaccggtacagagtcaatgtggaggctatatacagggggtaccggtacagagtcaatgtggaggctatatacagggggtaccggtacagagtcaatgtggaggctatacacaggggtaccggtacagagtcaatgtggaggctatatacaggggtaccggtacagagtcaatgtggaggctatatacagggggtaccggtacagagtcaatgtggaggctatatacagggggcactgcacagagtcaatgtggagactatatacagggggtaccctcggtacagagtcaatgtgggaggctatattagtggtacctgcacagagtcaatgtggaggctatatacaggggtaccggcacagagtcaatgtgggagactatatacaggggggtaccggtacagagtcaatgtggagattatatacagggggtaccggtacagagtcaatgtggagactatacagggggtaccgggcacagagtcaatgtgaggctatatacaggtggtaccggtacagagtcaatgtggagactatatacagggggtaccggcagagtcaatgtggaggctatatacaggggggtactgcacagagtcaatgtggaggctatatacaggggggcaattgcacagagtcaatgtggaggctatatacagggggtatgtacagagctaatgtgggaggctatatacagggggtactgcacagagtcaatgtggaggctatacacagggggtaccggtacagagtcaatgtggaggctatatacaggggtaccgcacagagtcaaaGCAGGGGgagtcagatcaatgtggaggctatatacagggggtactgtacagagtcaatgtggaggctatatacagggggtaccgtacacagagtcaatgtggaggctatatacagggggtacctgcacagagtcaatgtggaggctacacacagggggtactggcacagagtcaatgtggaggctatatacaggggtactgcacagagtcaatgtggaggctatatacagggggtactgggtacagagtcaatgtgggaggctatatacagtattactgcacagagtcaatgtggaggcttatatacagggggtactggtacagagtcaatgtggaggctatatacagggggtaccggcacagagtcaatgtggagactatatgtaggggtaccggtacagagtcaatgtggaggctatatacagggggtaccgggacagagtcaatgtgggaggctatatacaggggtaccgggcacagagtcaatgtggaggctatatacagggggtaccagtacagagtcaatgtggaggctatatacaggggtaccggcacagagtcaatgtggaggctacattacagggggtacctgtacagagtcaatgtgggaggctatatacaggggtaccggtacagagtcaatgtggaggctatagtacaggggtactgcacagagtcaatgtggaggctatacacagggggtaccgggcacagagtcaatgtggaggctatatacaggggtaccggcacagagtcaatgtggaggctatatacagggggtactggtacagagtcaatgtggaggctacacacAGGGGgtacgtacagagtcaatgtggaggctatacagggggtagcacagagtcaatgtggaggctatatacagggggtaccggcacagagtcaatgtgaggctatatacagggggtacctgcacagagtcaatgtggaggctatatacagggggtacctgcacagagtcaatggaggctatatacagggggtacgggcatgagtcaatgtggaggtacagggGTACCTGGGCAGAGCTGTAAATGTGGAGGCTTACATACAGGGGTACCTgcacagagtcattgtggaggagGTTGCAGGCTATACAGAGGTACTgcacgagtcaatgtggaggctatatacagagggtaccggcaagagtcaatgtggaggctatatacaggaggtatacAGAGTCATAATggggctatacagggggtactgcacagagtcaatgtgaggctatatacaggggttacggtacagagtcaatgtggaggctatatacaggggttacagagtcattgtggaggctatacagggggcatatatacacacagagatTGGAGCCCTGTTTGACCTCTTTcatttctctctcacacagagaTTGGAGCCCTGTGTGACCTAGAGACCCTGGATGTCAGTAGGAATGTGTTGGTGTCTCCCAGAGCGGCTGCACAGTGTCTGTCTCTCCAGTGTCTCACTGCTGACCGGAAAACCTGACCAGCTTCCCAGACAGCTCTGCCAACTCCACAGCTCAACGAGCTCAGTATGGCTGCTAACCAACTCACCTCTCTACCCCCTAGGTTagtatggggtcagaggtcacCACAGCCTCAACCAACTCAGTATGGCTGCTAACCAACTCACCTCTCTACCCCTAAGTTAGAATAAAGAGTTCAACACAGCCTCAACCACTAACCCAGTATGGCTGCTAACCAACTCACCTCTACCCCTAGGTTagtatggggtcagaggtcacCAGCCTCAACCAACTCAGTATGGCTGCTAACCAACTCACCTCTCTACCCCTAGGTTAGTATGGGTCTGAGTTCACTACAGCCTCAACCAGCCCAGTATGGCTGCTAACCAACTCACCTCTACCCCTAGGTTAGTATGGGGTCAGAGTTCACCACAGCCTCAACCAGCTTAGTATGGCTGTTAACCAACTCACCTCCTACCCCTAGGTCAGTATGGGGTCAGAGTTCAACACAGCCTCAACCAGCCAGTATGGCTGGCTAACCAACTCACCTCTACCCCTAGGTTAGTATGGGGGTCAGAGTTCACACAGCCTCAACCAGCCCTTAGTATGGCTGCTAACCAACTCACCTCTCACACTCCTAGGTTAGTATGGGGGTCAGGAGTTCACCACAGCCTCAACCAGCTCAGTATGGCTGCTAACCAacttacctctctacctcccaggTTAGTATGGGGGTCAGAGTTCACTACAGCCTCAACCACAGATCAGTATGGCTGTTAACCAACTCACCTCTCTAcctgtatcacctctatcagaATCCTATTGACCCTATATGATTCTCACAACTTCCTATTGGATGTTGTATCACCTCTACTCAGAATCATATTGACCCTATATGATTCTCACATTCCTATTGATGTTGTATCACTCATCAGAATCCTATtataagtatgattctcaacaTTCCTATTGGATGTTGTATCACCTCATCAGAATCATTGACCCTATATGATTCTCACATTCCTATTGGATGCTGTATCTCATCAGAATCCTATTGACCCCTATATGATTATCACATTCCTATTggaccctgtccagacccacctgctcacggCCCTATCTCCAGacaaacatccacaacatcacccctgtccagacccacccAGCCCTATCTCCAGacaaacatccacaacatcaccccctgtccagacccacctgcccACAGCCCTATCTCCAGacaaacatccacaacatcacccctgtccagacccacctgctcacagcCCCATTCTCCAGAtgggcagccagccagccagggaggtaagccagccagccagccagggaggtatgggcagccagccagccagccagggaggtatgggcagccagccagccagccagggaggtatgggcagccagccagccagggaggtatgggcagccagccagggaggtatgggcagccagccagccagggaggCTGTGTGTTTTACTGGGCTAGTCCTAGCTCCGGTGTAGGGGCGCGTGGCTCTCCCATGGCCCTACCATGTGCCACTGTAGTAGTTAGACCAGTCAGGGATTACAGAGGCCTGTCTGATAGATGTGCCTGTCTGATAGATGTGCCTGTCTGATAGATGTGCCTGTCTGATAGATGTGCCTGTCTGATAGATGTACCTGTCTGATAGATGTACCTGTCTGATAATGTACCTGTCTGATAAATGTACCTGTCTGATAGATGTACCTGTCTGATAGATGTACCTGTCTGATAGATGGATGTACCTGTCTGATAGATGGATGTACCTGTCTGATAGATGGATGTACCTGTCTGATAGATGGATGTACCTGTCTGATAGATGGATGTACCTGTCTGATAGATGTACCTGTCTGATAGATgtgagggtgcctgtctgat
This region includes:
- the LOC135566716 gene encoding leucine-rich repeat-containing protein 28-like — protein: MASELQEAICMAKQERHKNLFLNYRGMLLCVKRLYMKRNSSFNGLPDNITQKLPNLIELYLHSNNITCVPEAIGNLSCPAIGNLSSAIGNAVLQAIGKLSSAIGKLGPSYRSFSKQVRLTNNQLKYLLQVRLTNNQLKYLPPEIGALCDLETLDVSRNVLVSMGSEVTSLNQLSMAANQLTSLPLDLGRSRELQFVFVDNNVHLKGLPSYLYNKVIGCSG